One region of Drosophila subobscura isolate 14011-0131.10 chromosome J, UCBerk_Dsub_1.0, whole genome shotgun sequence genomic DNA includes:
- the LOC117892964 gene encoding LOW QUALITY PROTEIN: uncharacterized protein LOC117892964 (The sequence of the model RefSeq protein was modified relative to this genomic sequence to represent the inferred CDS: deleted 1 base in 1 codon), which translates to MRLKEHPDLIFDAIPKLYESTTKVLLTNLSQVPEQLKPPPQKFCRMYTTRPLADQLLLHLQWKGANISEQDFHIVEDGKPFQLRLSDGRRLEAMLCAGTALGNSLVLLIRKLQGGKLLYFYSAVQQDDLCQVIANPMFHSWIAQGTELLYLNLSGAHRPLVHVDYDEVAADIEKLRREKNCVVRLKLPHFGYEPLVRRLGHTLLYGHIRLIGQYANSYAALSNDLRRFEEPDYLVKVHIFAADDFTVLTTQSERFALLPLDLLKWSPQPTRMNLIQLCSLLRPQHIQGIVPYHATGNVPPPPEYLQRFSASYSPQKPNAPLRAPAAALPQAAKKVDRVIRKKGFDFLSDDDEADKTDSE; encoded by the exons ATGCGTCTAAAGGAGCATCCCGACCTAATATTCGATGCGATACCCAAGCTCTACGAGAGCACCACCAAAGTGCTTCTGACGAATCTCAGCCAGGTGCCTGAGCAGctgaagccgccgccgcagaaGTTCTGTCGAATGTACACAACCAGGCCACTGGCCGatcagctgttgctgcatctgCAATGGAAGGGGGCCAACATTTCCGAGCAGGACTTTCATATCGTGGAGGATGGC AAGCCCTTTCAGCTCCGCCTCAGCGATGGCAGGCGGCTGGAGGCCATGCTCTGTGCGGGGACTGCACTGGGCAACAGTCTGGTGCTGCTCATTCGGAAGTTGCAGGGCGGCAAGCTGCTGTACTTTTACTCGGCAGTGCAGCAGGACGATCTGTGTCAGGTGATAGCCAATCCCATGTTCCACTCATGGATAGCCCAAGGCACGGAGCTGCTGTACCTCAACCTCAGCGGTGCCCATCGGCCGCTTGTCCATGTGGACTACGATGAAGTGGCGGCGGACATCGAAAAGCTGCGCAGGGAAAAGAACTGCGTGGTGCGCCTGAAGCTGCCCCACTTCGGGTACGAGCCTCTGGTGCGGCGACTGGGGCACACTCTGCTCTACGGCCACATTCGTCTCATAGGGCAATATGCCAACAGCTACGCGGCACTCAGCAACGACCTGCGGCGCTTCGAGGAGCCCGATTACTTGGTCAAGGTGCACATTTTTGCCGCCGACGATTTTACCGTTCTGACCACTCAGTCCGAGCGCTTCGCTCTCCTGCCACTCGACTTGCTGAAGTGGTCGCCACAGCCCACGCGCATGAATCTCATACAACTGTGCAGTCTGCTGCGGCCACAGCACATCCAAGGCATCGTTCCCTACCACGCGACGGGCAATGTGCCACCACCGCCGGAGTACTTGCAACGCTTCAGTGCATCCTACTCGCCGCAGAAGCCCAATGCTCCGTTGCGAGCCCCAGCGGCGGCACTTCCACAGGCTGCCAAGAAAGTTGATCGTGTCATTAGGAAGAAAGGTTTCGATTTCTTGAGCGATGACGATGAAGCCGATAAGACCGACTCGGAGTAG